The following are from one region of the Mycolicibacterium helvum genome:
- a CDS encoding WhiB family transcriptional regulator, with protein MSGIRTAARKPSAALLNGSVQGLEAEARIAWVSRALCRSTDPDELFVRGAAQRKAAVICRHCPVMAECGADALDNRVEFGVWGGMTERQRRALLKQHPEVVSWAEFFAAQRKHRSVS; from the coding sequence GTGTCAGGTATTCGGACTGCTGCCCGCAAGCCAAGCGCAGCGCTGTTGAACGGTTCCGTCCAAGGACTGGAGGCGGAAGCTCGGATCGCATGGGTGTCGCGGGCTTTGTGCCGGTCAACCGACCCTGACGAGCTGTTTGTCCGTGGTGCGGCGCAGCGTAAAGCCGCAGTGATCTGCCGTCACTGTCCAGTGATGGCCGAATGTGGCGCGGACGCGCTGGATAACCGTGTGGAATTTGGTGTGTGGGGCGGCATGACCGAGCGTCAGCGCCGTGCGTTGCTCAAGCAGCACCCAGAGGTGGTGTCTTGGGCGGAATTCTTCGCCGCGCAGCGCAAGCACCGAAGCGTCAGCTAA
- a CDS encoding ArsA-related P-loop ATPase, whose amino-acid sequence MMATTPSDGSSLAWPSRLTKARLHFVTGKGGTGKTTVAAALALTLAAGGRRVLLVEVEGRQGIAQLFDVPPLPYEELKIATAEGGGHVNALAVDIEAAFMEYLDMFYNLGLAGRAMRRIGAIEFATTIAPGLRDVLLTGKIKESVVRQDGNKKPAYDAIVVDSPPTGRIARFLDVTKAVSDLAKGGPVHSQADGVVKLLHSDQTAIHLVTLLEALPIQETIEAIDELKELGLPIGSVIVNRNIPPFLPAADLAKAAEGDIDADAVRAGLDKVGITLSDDDFAGLLTESIEHASRIKARTESAEQLDRLKVPRLELPTIPDGVDLGSLYELAETLAQQGVR is encoded by the coding sequence CTGATGGCGACCACACCGAGCGATGGCAGCTCCCTAGCCTGGCCTTCCCGGCTGACAAAGGCCCGCTTGCACTTTGTGACCGGCAAGGGCGGCACCGGTAAGACCACGGTCGCGGCCGCACTTGCGCTCACGCTGGCCGCCGGCGGGCGCCGGGTCCTGCTCGTGGAAGTAGAAGGGCGCCAAGGCATTGCGCAGTTGTTCGACGTGCCGCCGTTGCCCTACGAGGAGCTGAAGATCGCCACCGCCGAGGGCGGCGGCCACGTGAATGCACTGGCCGTCGACATCGAGGCCGCATTCATGGAATACCTCGACATGTTCTACAACCTGGGCCTGGCCGGCCGCGCGATGCGCCGCATCGGCGCGATCGAGTTCGCGACCACGATCGCCCCCGGCCTGCGTGACGTCCTGCTCACCGGCAAGATCAAGGAGTCGGTGGTGCGTCAGGACGGCAACAAGAAGCCGGCCTACGACGCGATCGTCGTCGACTCCCCCCCGACCGGGCGCATCGCCAGGTTCCTCGACGTCACCAAGGCCGTCTCAGATCTGGCCAAGGGCGGACCGGTGCACTCCCAGGCCGACGGCGTGGTCAAGCTGTTGCATTCCGATCAGACCGCGATCCATCTGGTCACCCTGCTCGAGGCACTGCCCATCCAGGAGACGATCGAGGCCATCGACGAGCTCAAGGAGTTGGGCCTGCCGATCGGCAGCGTGATCGTCAACCGCAACATCCCGCCGTTTCTGCCTGCCGCCGACCTCGCCAAGGCCGCCGAGGGAGACATCGACGCCGACGCGGTGCGCGCCGGCCTCGACAAGGTGGGAATCACGCTGTCGGATGACGACTTCGCCGGCCTGCTGACCGAGTCGATCGAGCACGCCAGCCGCATCAAGGCCCGCACCGAGAGCGCCGAGCAGCTCGACCGGTTGAAGGTGCCCCGACTGGAGCTGCCGACGATTCCCGACGGCGTTGATCTGGGCAGTTTGTACGAGTTGGCGGAAACGCTTGCACAGCAAGGAGTCCGATGA
- the crp gene encoding cAMP-activated global transcriptional regulator CRP, producing the protein MDEILARAGIFQGVEPSAVSALTKQLQPVDFPRGHTVFAEGEPGDRLYIIISGKVKIGRRSPDGRENLLTIMGPSDMFGELSIFDPGPRTSSATTITEVRAVSMDRDALRAWIADRPEIAEQLLRVLARRLRRTNNNLADLIFTDVPGRVAKQLLQLAQRFGTQEGGALRVTHDLTQEEIAQLVGASRETVNKALADFAHRGWIRLEGKSVLISDSERLARRAR; encoded by the coding sequence GTGGACGAGATCCTGGCGAGGGCCGGAATCTTCCAGGGGGTTGAACCCAGCGCGGTCTCCGCGCTGACCAAACAGCTGCAGCCGGTGGACTTCCCGCGTGGACACACCGTTTTCGCCGAAGGCGAGCCTGGCGATCGGCTGTACATCATCATCTCCGGCAAGGTGAAGATCGGCCGCCGTTCCCCAGACGGGCGGGAAAATCTGCTGACAATCATGGGCCCGTCGGACATGTTCGGCGAGCTGTCGATCTTCGACCCGGGCCCGCGGACCTCCAGCGCCACCACGATCACCGAGGTGCGCGCCGTGTCGATGGACCGCGACGCGCTGCGGGCGTGGATCGCTGATCGCCCCGAGATTGCCGAGCAGTTGCTCCGGGTGCTGGCACGCCGGCTCCGTCGCACCAACAACAACCTCGCCGACCTGATCTTCACCGATGTGCCGGGTCGTGTCGCCAAGCAGCTGCTACAGCTCGCTCAGCGCTTCGGCACTCAGGAGGGCGGCGCCCTGCGCGTCACGCACGACCTCACCCAAGAGGAGATCGCCCAGCTGGTGGGGGCGTCCCGTGAGACGGTCAACAAGGCGCTGGCTGATTTCGCCCACCGCGGGTGGATCCGCCTGGAGGGTAAGAGCGTGCTGATCAGCGATTCCGAGCGACTCGCTAGGCGCGCGCGCTAA
- the marP gene encoding acid resistance serine protease MarP: protein MTSSQWLDIAVLAVAFVAAVSGWRSGALGSLMSFVGVVLGAIAGVMLAPHIVSHISSPRGKLFAALFLILALVVVGEVAGVVLGRAVRGAIRNKAVRTVDSVIGIALQMVVVMVAAWLLASPLTTSDQPNLAAATRGSKVLAEVDKFAPEWLKTVPKRMSALLRTSGLPDVLQPFGRTPIQAVDAPDASLADSLVVASAKPSVVKIRGVAPGCQKVLEGTGFVIAPNRVMSNAHVVAGSDSVTVEAEGQTYDATVVSYDPNEDISILDVPNLPQRPLVFADQPAKSGTDAVVLGYPGGGEFAATPARVRETIELNGPDIYRTTTVNREVYTIRGTVRQGNSGGPMINRAGQVLGVVFGAAVDDNDTGFVMTANEVSRQLAKIGNTAKVPTGACVT from the coding sequence GTGACGAGTTCACAATGGCTGGACATCGCCGTGCTGGCTGTGGCGTTCGTCGCAGCCGTCTCGGGCTGGCGGTCCGGCGCGTTGGGCTCATTGATGTCGTTCGTGGGCGTGGTCCTCGGTGCCATCGCCGGGGTGATGCTCGCCCCACACATCGTCAGCCACATCAGTTCGCCGCGCGGCAAGTTGTTTGCCGCGCTGTTCTTGATCCTGGCTCTGGTGGTGGTCGGTGAGGTGGCCGGTGTGGTGCTGGGCCGCGCGGTGCGCGGCGCGATCCGCAACAAAGCGGTGCGCACCGTCGACTCGGTGATCGGCATTGCGCTGCAAATGGTGGTGGTGATGGTCGCGGCGTGGCTGCTGGCCAGCCCGCTGACAACATCGGATCAACCCAACCTGGCCGCGGCCACCCGCGGCTCGAAAGTGCTTGCCGAGGTGGACAAGTTCGCGCCCGAATGGCTCAAGACGGTGCCCAAGCGGATGTCCGCGCTGCTGCGCACCTCCGGGCTGCCGGATGTCCTGCAGCCCTTCGGACGCACTCCCATCCAGGCCGTCGACGCTCCGGACGCGTCGCTGGCCGACAGCCTGGTCGTCGCTAGCGCCAAGCCCAGCGTGGTGAAGATCCGCGGTGTGGCGCCCGGGTGCCAAAAGGTCTTGGAGGGCACCGGTTTTGTGATCGCCCCTAACCGGGTGATGTCCAATGCGCACGTGGTTGCCGGCTCCGACAGCGTCACCGTGGAAGCCGAAGGGCAGACGTACGACGCGACCGTCGTCTCGTATGACCCCAACGAAGACATCTCAATCCTGGATGTTCCGAACCTGCCGCAGCGCCCGCTGGTGTTCGCCGACCAGCCGGCCAAGTCCGGCACCGACGCGGTGGTGCTGGGCTACCCCGGCGGCGGTGAGTTCGCGGCGACCCCCGCGCGGGTGCGGGAGACCATCGAGCTCAATGGGCCGGACATCTATCGCACCACCACGGTCAACCGTGAGGTGTACACCATCAGAGGTACTGTGCGCCAAGGTAATTCGGGTGGGCCGATGATCAATAGGGCCGGTCAGGTGCTCGGCGTGGTCTTCGGTGCGGCGGTGGACGACAACGACACTGGGTTCGTGATGACCGCCAACGAGGTGTCGCGTCAGCTGGCCAAGATCGGCAATACCGCGAAGGTGCCCACCGGCGCCTGCGTCACCTGA
- a CDS encoding NUDIX hydrolase, with amino-acid sequence MTSGGSFRSAGSVALTPEFRPPWLAPLVDNVDRVPQAYRRKVPPDFLAAVTKARVAGSGGRDAAVLVLFSGPNAESANGQLPRDADLLLTVRAGTLRHHAGQAAFPGGAADAQDSGPVATALREAREETGIDPGRLHPLALLERMFIPPSGFHVVPVLAYSPDPGPVAVVDQAETAIVARVPVRAFVNPENRLMVYRTGTGPGFAGPAFLLNQMLVWGFTGHVISAMLDVAGWSQPWNTEDVRELDEAMALVGSSEEPL; translated from the coding sequence GTGACCTCTGGGGGTTCCTTCCGCTCGGCAGGATCGGTCGCGCTCACCCCGGAATTCCGGCCGCCTTGGCTGGCGCCCTTGGTCGACAATGTGGACCGGGTGCCGCAGGCGTACCGCCGAAAGGTGCCACCTGATTTCTTGGCCGCGGTCACCAAGGCTCGGGTCGCCGGCTCCGGTGGGCGCGACGCAGCAGTCCTGGTGTTGTTCTCCGGACCGAATGCCGAGAGCGCGAATGGACAGTTGCCCCGCGACGCCGACCTGCTGCTGACCGTTCGGGCCGGCACCTTGCGTCACCATGCCGGCCAGGCCGCGTTCCCCGGTGGGGCGGCGGACGCGCAAGATTCCGGGCCGGTCGCCACTGCTTTGCGAGAAGCCCGGGAAGAGACCGGGATTGACCCGGGTCGCCTGCATCCGCTGGCCTTGTTGGAGCGAATGTTCATCCCGCCCTCGGGTTTTCACGTCGTGCCAGTGCTGGCCTATTCGCCGGATCCTGGGCCGGTGGCTGTCGTCGACCAGGCCGAGACCGCGATCGTCGCGCGGGTTCCTGTGCGTGCCTTCGTGAATCCTGAGAACCGGCTGATGGTGTACCGGACGGGGACGGGTCCCGGCTTCGCCGGGCCGGCATTTCTGCTCAACCAGATGTTGGTGTGGGGATTCACCGGTCACGTAATCTCTGCGATGCTCGACGTGGCCGGCTGGTCACAACCGTGGAACACCGAAGACGTCCGAGAATTGGACGAGGCGATGGCCCTCGTGGGTAGCAGTGAGGAGCCCCTGTGA
- a CDS encoding MBL fold metallo-hydrolase has protein sequence MTHPAYGVLRPVTSTASVLLCNNPNIMTLDGTNTWVLRGPGSDEMVIVDPGPDDDEHIGRLAELGKIPLVLISHKHEDHTGGIDKIVAFTGAVVRSVGSGFLRGLGGPLTDGEVIDAAGLRITVMATPGHTADSLSFLVDGVSDGEGAVLTADTVLGRGTTVIDDEDGSLSEYLDSLRRLHGLGRRTVLPGHGPDLDDLEAVTAMYLAHREERLDQVRQALRVLGDDATARQVVEHVYTDVDQELWDAAEKSVRAQLDYLRS, from the coding sequence GTGACCCATCCGGCGTACGGGGTGCTGCGGCCGGTCACCAGCACGGCCTCTGTATTGCTGTGCAACAACCCGAACATCATGACGCTGGACGGCACCAACACCTGGGTGCTGCGCGGGCCGGGCAGCGACGAGATGGTGATCGTCGACCCCGGTCCCGACGACGACGAACACATCGGCCGGCTGGCCGAACTCGGCAAGATCCCGCTGGTACTGATCAGCCACAAGCATGAGGACCACACCGGCGGTATCGACAAGATCGTGGCATTTACCGGCGCCGTGGTGCGCTCGGTGGGTAGCGGATTTCTGCGCGGCCTTGGCGGCCCGCTGACCGACGGCGAGGTCATCGACGCTGCGGGGCTGCGGATCACCGTGATGGCCACTCCCGGGCACACCGCGGATTCGCTGTCGTTCCTGGTCGATGGTGTCAGCGACGGGGAAGGCGCGGTGCTGACCGCCGACACGGTGCTCGGTCGCGGCACCACCGTTATCGACGACGAGGACGGCAGCCTGAGCGAGTACCTGGATTCACTACGCCGGCTGCACGGCCTGGGACGCCGCACGGTGTTGCCCGGGCACGGGCCAGATCTCGACGATCTGGAGGCCGTCACCGCCATGTACCTGGCGCACCGTGAGGAACGGCTCGACCAGGTGCGGCAGGCTCTGCGGGTGCTTGGCGACGACGCGACCGCGCGCCAGGTCGTTGAGCACGTCTATACCGACGTTGACCAGGAACTGTGGGACGCCGCCGAGAAGTCGGTGCGCGCCCAGTTGGACTACCTGCGGAGTTAG
- a CDS encoding ArsA family ATPase — protein sequence MSGTPPALDMKSILEDRSNRVVVCCGAGGVGKTTTAAAMAVRAAEYGRAVVVLTIDPAKRLAQALGIKELGNTPQRVSLAPEITGELHAMMLDMRRTFDEMVIEYSGTERAQAILDNQFYQTVATSLAGTQEYMAMEKLGQLLAQDRWDLVVVDTPPSRNALDFLDAPKRLGSFMDGRLWRLLLAPGRGFGRLVTGVVGLAMKAMSTILGSQMLSDASAFVQSLDSTFGGFREKADRTYELLKRRGTQFVVVSAAEPDALREASFFVDRLSAEGMPLAGLILNRTHPTLCALTVERAVDGVAELEAAASDNDGDQLAAAVLRIHADRAQTAKREIRLLSRFTGANPHVAVVGVPSLPFDVSDLDALQAIADQITGETA from the coding sequence ATGAGCGGCACACCGCCAGCACTCGACATGAAGTCGATCCTGGAAGACAGGTCCAACCGGGTCGTAGTGTGCTGCGGCGCAGGCGGAGTCGGCAAGACCACCACCGCTGCGGCGATGGCGGTGCGGGCCGCCGAGTACGGCCGCGCCGTCGTGGTACTGACCATCGACCCCGCCAAACGGCTGGCACAAGCGTTGGGAATCAAAGAACTCGGCAACACCCCGCAGCGGGTGTCGCTTGCGCCCGAGATAACCGGCGAACTGCACGCAATGATGCTCGACATGCGCCGCACATTCGACGAGATGGTCATCGAGTACTCGGGAACCGAACGCGCACAAGCGATTCTGGACAACCAGTTCTATCAGACGGTCGCCACGTCGCTGGCAGGCACGCAGGAATATATGGCGATGGAGAAACTCGGCCAGCTGCTCGCCCAGGACCGATGGGACCTCGTGGTGGTGGACACCCCGCCGTCGCGCAACGCACTGGACTTCCTCGATGCCCCCAAACGGTTGGGCAGTTTCATGGACGGCCGGCTCTGGCGGCTACTGCTGGCCCCGGGGCGGGGTTTCGGACGCCTGGTGACCGGCGTGGTCGGCCTGGCGATGAAGGCGATGTCGACCATTCTCGGTTCGCAGATGCTGTCCGACGCGTCTGCGTTCGTGCAGTCACTGGATTCGACGTTCGGCGGTTTCCGGGAGAAGGCCGACCGCACCTACGAGCTCCTCAAGCGCCGTGGTACCCAGTTCGTGGTGGTCTCGGCAGCCGAGCCCGACGCACTTCGGGAGGCGTCGTTTTTCGTCGATCGACTCTCTGCGGAGGGCATGCCGTTGGCGGGGCTGATCCTCAACCGGACCCACCCGACACTGTGCGCGCTGACCGTGGAGCGGGCAGTCGATGGCGTCGCAGAATTGGAAGCCGCCGCCTCAGACAACGACGGCGACCAGCTTGCGGCTGCGGTGCTGCGGATTCACGCCGACCGGGCGCAGACCGCCAAGCGCGAAATACGGTTGCTGTCGAGATTCACCGGAGCCAACCCGCACGTGGCGGTAGTCGGCGTCCCATCGCTGCCATTTGACGTGTCCGATCTGGACGCCTTACAGGCGATTGCCGATCAGATCACTGGCGAGACCGCGTAA
- a CDS encoding RidA family protein, producing the protein MTLPTVVKPLAAYVPAVRTGNLVYTAGQLPIESGSLIHTGKVDADVTPEQARDAARLCALNALAAIDALVGLDNVTKVVKVVGFVASAPGFSGQPGVINGASEFLGEVFGEAGAHARSAVGVSELPLNAPVEVELIVEVG; encoded by the coding sequence CTGACATTGCCGACGGTCGTCAAGCCGCTGGCCGCCTACGTTCCCGCCGTGCGCACCGGCAACCTCGTCTATACCGCCGGACAGTTGCCGATCGAGTCGGGCAGCCTGATTCACACCGGCAAGGTCGACGCCGACGTGACCCCGGAGCAAGCCAGGGACGCCGCCCGTCTGTGCGCCCTGAACGCGCTGGCCGCCATCGACGCCCTGGTGGGCCTAGACAACGTGACCAAAGTGGTCAAGGTCGTCGGGTTCGTCGCGTCGGCACCGGGCTTCAGCGGTCAGCCTGGCGTCATCAACGGAGCCTCGGAGTTCCTCGGCGAGGTCTTCGGTGAGGCCGGCGCGCACGCCCGGTCGGCCGTCGGGGTGTCGGAGCTGCCACTGAACGCGCCGGTGGAGGTAGAGCTCATCGTCGAGGTGGGGTGA
- a CDS encoding DUF4177 domain-containing protein, which yields MSQPTTWEYATVPLLTHATKQILDQWGADGWELVAVLPGPTGEQHVAYLKRPK from the coding sequence ATGAGCCAACCGACGACATGGGAATACGCCACGGTCCCGCTGCTGACCCACGCGACCAAGCAAATCCTCGACCAGTGGGGTGCCGACGGTTGGGAACTCGTCGCGGTCCTGCCCGGTCCCACCGGGGAGCAACACGTCGCCTACCTGAAGCGGCCCAAGTGA
- the ponA2 gene encoding transglycosylase/D,D-transpeptidase PonA2 yields the protein MSERPPAGATIIKLAWCCLLASVILAALLFPVVGGVGLMSNRASDVVANGSAQLVEGEVPAVTTMVDAKGNPIAWLYSQRRFEVPSDKIADTMKLAIVSIEDKRFAEHNGVDWKGTLTGLAGYASGDLDTRGGSTIEQQYVKNYQLLVIAQTDAEKRAAVETTPARKLREIRMALTLDKTFTKPEILTRYLNLVSFGNGAFGIQDAAQTYFGIDASQLNWQQSALLAGMVQSTSTLNPYTNPDGALARRNLVLDTLIDNEPKYADELRAAKQQPLGILPQPNELPRGCIAAGDRAFFCDYVQEYLARAGISKDQLSRGGYLIKTTLDPDVQNSVKSAVDSLAAPDIQGIASVMSVVLPGKTAHPVVAMVSNRTYGLNSAVGETMQPQPFSLAGDGAGSIFKIFTTAAALDMGMGISANLDAPVRFEAKGLGSGGAKGCPKDTWCVQNAGNYRGSMSVTDALATSPNTAFAKLISQVGVQRTVDMAVKLGLRSYAEPGTARPYDPESNESLADFIKRQNLGSFTLGPIQVNALELSNVAATLASGGTWCPPSPIDKLYDRNGNEVSVTTETCDQVVPEGLANTLSNALSKDDVSGTAAGSASSTGWNLPMSGKTGTTEAHRSSGFVGYTNHYAAAAYIYDDSPTPSDLCSWPLRQCGDGNLYGGNEPAKTWFTAMKPIAQSFGDIALPPTDPRYVDGAPGSRVPSVSGLPQGSARDRLKDAGFQVADQATPVNSVAPAGEVVGTSPSGQTVPGSIVTIQVSNGIPPAPPPPPPGALPIPGLDGAPFGQTVVEIPGLPPITVPLLAPPPPPP from the coding sequence ATGTCGGAACGCCCTCCGGCCGGCGCGACAATCATCAAGCTGGCCTGGTGCTGCCTATTGGCCAGCGTGATACTCGCGGCGCTCCTGTTTCCGGTGGTCGGCGGCGTGGGGCTGATGTCCAACCGCGCGTCCGACGTCGTCGCTAACGGCTCTGCCCAACTAGTCGAGGGTGAAGTGCCCGCGGTGACGACGATGGTGGACGCCAAGGGCAACCCCATCGCATGGCTGTATTCGCAGCGTCGCTTCGAGGTTCCCAGCGACAAAATCGCCGACACGATGAAGCTGGCAATCGTTTCGATTGAGGACAAGCGGTTTGCCGAACACAACGGTGTCGACTGGAAGGGCACGCTGACCGGGTTGGCCGGCTACGCCTCAGGCGACCTCGACACCCGCGGCGGATCGACCATCGAACAGCAGTATGTGAAGAACTACCAACTGCTGGTGATCGCGCAGACCGACGCCGAGAAGCGCGCGGCGGTGGAAACCACCCCCGCACGCAAGCTGCGCGAGATCCGGATGGCGCTGACACTCGACAAGACGTTCACCAAGCCGGAGATCCTGACCCGCTATCTGAACCTGGTCAGCTTCGGAAATGGTGCCTTCGGCATCCAGGACGCCGCTCAGACCTACTTCGGTATCGACGCCTCGCAGCTGAATTGGCAGCAGTCCGCACTGCTCGCCGGGATGGTGCAATCGACCAGCACCCTGAACCCCTACACCAACCCCGACGGCGCGCTGGCCCGCCGCAATCTCGTGTTGGACACGTTGATCGACAACGAGCCCAAGTACGCCGACGAGCTGCGCGCGGCCAAGCAGCAGCCGCTGGGCATCCTGCCGCAGCCCAACGAGCTGCCACGTGGCTGCATCGCCGCCGGCGACCGGGCCTTCTTCTGTGACTACGTGCAGGAGTATCTGGCCCGGGCGGGTATTAGCAAGGACCAGCTCTCCCGGGGCGGGTATCTGATCAAGACCACGCTGGACCCTGACGTCCAGAACTCGGTGAAGTCGGCCGTCGACTCGCTCGCCGCCCCCGACATCCAGGGCATCGCGAGCGTGATGAGCGTCGTGCTACCGGGCAAGACCGCCCATCCGGTGGTCGCGATGGTCAGCAACCGGACGTACGGTCTGAATTCGGCGGTCGGGGAAACCATGCAGCCGCAACCGTTTTCGCTTGCCGGTGACGGCGCCGGGTCGATCTTCAAGATCTTCACCACGGCCGCTGCCTTGGATATGGGGATGGGGATCAGCGCCAACCTGGATGCCCCGGTGCGTTTCGAGGCCAAGGGCCTGGGCAGCGGCGGAGCCAAGGGCTGCCCGAAGGACACCTGGTGTGTGCAGAACGCGGGCAACTACCGCGGTTCGATGAGCGTCACCGACGCGCTGGCCACCTCCCCCAACACCGCCTTCGCCAAGCTCATCTCGCAGGTGGGCGTGCAGCGCACGGTCGATATGGCAGTCAAGCTGGGTCTGCGCTCCTATGCCGAACCGGGTACCGCGCGCCCGTACGACCCGGAGAGCAATGAGAGCCTCGCCGACTTCATCAAGCGCCAGAACCTCGGTTCGTTCACGCTGGGCCCGATCCAGGTGAACGCGCTCGAGCTGTCCAATGTGGCGGCCACCCTGGCTTCCGGCGGCACGTGGTGCCCGCCGAGCCCGATCGACAAGCTCTACGACCGCAACGGCAACGAGGTGTCGGTTACCACCGAGACCTGCGACCAGGTGGTGCCAGAGGGGCTGGCCAACACCCTGTCCAACGCGCTGAGCAAGGACGACGTCAGCGGTACCGCGGCCGGATCGGCCAGTTCGACGGGCTGGAACCTACCGATGTCGGGCAAGACCGGCACCACCGAGGCGCACCGGTCTTCGGGCTTCGTCGGCTACACCAACCACTACGCGGCAGCCGCCTATATCTATGACGACTCGCCCACCCCGTCGGACCTGTGCTCGTGGCCGTTGCGGCAATGCGGTGACGGCAATCTGTACGGCGGCAACGAACCCGCCAAGACGTGGTTTACCGCGATGAAGCCGATCGCCCAGAGCTTCGGCGACATCGCGCTACCGCCCACCGATCCGCGCTACGTGGACGGCGCGCCGGGCTCGCGGGTGCCCAGCGTGTCGGGCCTGCCCCAGGGCTCCGCGCGCGACCGGCTCAAGGACGCCGGATTCCAGGTCGCCGATCAGGCCACCCCGGTCAACAGCGTGGCGCCCGCCGGCGAGGTGGTCGGCACGTCGCCGAGCGGGCAGACCGTCCCCGGGTCGATCGTCACGATTCAGGTCAGCAACGGGATCCCACCGGCACCACCACCACCGCCGCCGGGAGCGCTGCCGATACCCGGTCTGGACGGCGCCCCGTTCGGCCAGACCGTTGTCGAGATCCCCGGATTGCCACCGATTACGGTCCCGCTGCTGGCCCCGCCTCCGCCGCCCCCGTAA
- the nth gene encoding endonuclease III, with amino-acid sequence MGLVRRARRMNRTLATAFPHVYCELDFTNPLELAVATILSAQSTDKRVNLTTPALFKRYRTARDYAQADRTELEELIRPTGFYRNKANSLIRLGQELEERYDGEVPRTIEELVTLPGVGRKTANVILGNAFDVPGITVDTHFGRLVRRWRWTAEEDPVKVEHIVGDLIERSEWTLLSHRVIFHGRRVCHARKPACGVCVLAKDCPSFGLGPTDPLIAAPLVKGPETEHLLALAGL; translated from the coding sequence CTGGGCTTGGTCCGCCGCGCCCGTCGGATGAATCGGACGCTGGCCACCGCCTTTCCGCATGTCTACTGCGAGCTCGACTTCACCAACCCGCTGGAGTTGGCGGTCGCCACCATCTTGTCGGCGCAGTCCACTGACAAGCGGGTCAACCTCACCACCCCGGCGCTGTTCAAGCGGTACCGCACCGCTCGGGATTACGCGCAAGCCGATCGGACCGAACTCGAGGAACTGATCCGTCCCACCGGCTTCTACCGCAATAAAGCCAACTCGCTGATCCGGCTGGGCCAGGAGCTCGAGGAGCGGTACGACGGTGAAGTGCCGCGCACCATCGAGGAACTGGTCACCCTGCCCGGGGTGGGCCGCAAGACCGCCAACGTGATCCTGGGTAATGCCTTCGACGTCCCCGGCATCACCGTCGACACCCACTTCGGCCGGCTCGTGCGTCGCTGGCGGTGGACCGCTGAAGAAGACCCGGTCAAAGTCGAACACATCGTCGGCGATCTGATCGAGCGCAGCGAGTGGACGTTGTTGAGTCATCGAGTGATCTTTCACGGCCGCCGCGTCTGCCACGCCCGTAAGCCTGCGTGTGGCGTGTGCGTGCTGGCTAAGGACTGCCCATCGTTCGGCCTGGGGCCCACCGATCCGTTGATCGCCGCACCGCTGGTGAAGGGACCCGAGACCGAGCATCTGCTTGCGTTGGCCGGGCTCTGA
- a CDS encoding TlpA family protein disulfide reductase, which translates to MTTSTRWTLLVLAVVAALIAALVVSLDDPPSGTGGSPGVQTARTHREADTPEALVGPRQRADLPPCPAAADNPGPKELRGIIVECAADGASVDVARALAGRPVVLNLWAYWCGPCAEELPAMADYQRRVGPDVAVVTVHQDENETAALLRLAELGVRLPTLQDGQRRIAAALGVPNVMPATVVLRADGSVAKILPQAFTSSDEIAAAVKNALQ; encoded by the coding sequence ATGACGACATCGACCCGTTGGACGCTGCTGGTGCTCGCCGTAGTGGCGGCGCTGATCGCGGCGCTGGTCGTTTCACTCGATGACCCCCCGTCGGGGACCGGGGGTTCGCCGGGCGTCCAGACGGCCCGCACCCACCGCGAGGCCGACACGCCCGAGGCGCTCGTCGGGCCGCGGCAGCGGGCCGACCTGCCACCGTGCCCGGCGGCGGCCGACAATCCCGGCCCTAAGGAACTGCGCGGCATCATCGTCGAGTGCGCCGCCGACGGCGCGAGTGTGGACGTGGCCCGGGCCCTGGCCGGGCGCCCGGTGGTGCTGAACCTGTGGGCCTACTGGTGCGGGCCGTGTGCCGAGGAATTGCCTGCGATGGCGGACTACCAGCGCCGAGTAGGTCCGGACGTCGCGGTGGTGACGGTGCATCAGGACGAGAACGAGACCGCGGCATTGCTGCGGCTCGCCGAGCTGGGCGTGCGGCTGCCTACGCTGCAGGACGGTCAGCGCCGGATCGCGGCGGCGTTGGGCGTACCCAACGTGATGCCCGCGACGGTCGTACTGCGGGCGGACGGTAGCGTGGCCAAAATCCTGCCGCAAGCGTTCACCAGCTCCGACGAGATCGCCGCCGCGGTGAAGAATGCATTGCAGTGA